One window of the Carassius auratus strain Wakin chromosome 20, ASM336829v1, whole genome shotgun sequence genome contains the following:
- the hlx1 gene encoding H2.0-like homeobox protein isoform X1: MYTAGLNPFYASNFSLWTAYCSSGFGVDSMKKPSFCIADILHVGDAENIPGSSSLMAHIGARAQGYSSGSPLRPSPVTPSASAYHRHGIHLTSRAAMHAQSAPPLSSKDLKFGIDRILSTDFEPKGKESLSLRDLTSIVSPNRQSAVPYFASIDPTMSETSSMMGSISNAARQSGQHQFQDTFPGPYAVLSKDTMPQTYKRKRSWSRAVFSNLQRKGLEKRFEIQKYVTKPDRKQLAAMLGLTDAQVKVWFQNRRMKWRHSKEAQAQKDKEKEQPDKSATETEPKEREDSECESEPSESEFEDGAEDKSDVDISDLNKASVIIPGALDTSSTNSPTEPSATAQQTPQ; the protein is encoded by the exons ATGTACACGGCGGGACTCAATCCGTTTTACGCATCGAACTTTAGCCTTTGGACCGCGTACTGCTCGAGCGGTTTTGGGGTGGACAGCATGAAGAAACCCTCGTTCTGCATCGCTGATATTCTGCACGTTGGAGATGCGGAGAACATCCCCGGTTCGTCTTCGCTCATGGCTCACATCGGAGCCCGAGCGCAGGGTTATTCCTCGGGATCCCCGTTACGCCCGTCCCCGGTCACTCCAAGCGCGTCCGCGTATCACAGGCACGGAATACACTTGACATCCAGAGCCGCGATGCACGCGCAATCCGCGCCTCCGCTCTCCAGCAAAGACCTCAAGTTCGGGATCGATCGGATATTATCCACAGACTTCGAGCCGAAGGGAAAAGAATCGCTATCGTTGAGAG ATCTCACATCGATTGTTAGTCCGAATCGACAGTCAGCAGTCCCGTACTTCGCGTCCATAGACCCGACCATGAGCGAAACCTCCTCCATGATGGGTTCAATAAGCAATGCCGCCAGACAATCAGGGCAACATCAGTTTCAAGACACCTTCCCAG GGCCGTATGCTGTGCTTTCCAAAGACACAATGCCACAGACTTACAAGAGGAAAAGGTCGTGGTCCAGAGCCGTGTTCTCCAACCTCCAGCGGAAAGGCCTCGAGAAACGCTTTGAAATCCAGAAGTACGTCACGAAACCGGACAGAAAACAGCTGGCCGCGATGCTGGGCCTCACCGACGCACAG GTCAAAGTTTGGTTCCAGAACCGACGGATGAAGTGGAGGCATTCCAAAGAAGCGCAGGCGCAGAAGGACAAAGAGAAAGAGCAGCCGGATAAATCCGCGACCGAAACCGAACCCAAAGAGCGCGAGGACTCCGAGTGTGAAAGCGAACCGAGCGAGTCCGAATTCGAGGACGGCGCGGAGGACAAAAGCGATGTGGACATTTCTGACCTCAACAAAGCCAGTGTGATTATTCCCGGAGCTCTCGACACATCCAGCACAAACTCACCGACAGAACCGAGCGCAACCGCGCAACAAACACCGCAGTGA
- the hlx1 gene encoding H2.0-like homeobox protein isoform X2 has product MYTAGLNPFYASNFSLWTAYCSSGFGVDSMKKPSFCIADILHVGDAENIPGSSSLMAHIGARAQGYSSGSPLRPSPVTPSASAYHRHGIHLTSRAAMHAQSAPPLSSKDLKFGIDRILSTDFEPKGKESLSLRGPYAVLSKDTMPQTYKRKRSWSRAVFSNLQRKGLEKRFEIQKYVTKPDRKQLAAMLGLTDAQVKVWFQNRRMKWRHSKEAQAQKDKEKEQPDKSATETEPKEREDSECESEPSESEFEDGAEDKSDVDISDLNKASVIIPGALDTSSTNSPTEPSATAQQTPQ; this is encoded by the exons ATGTACACGGCGGGACTCAATCCGTTTTACGCATCGAACTTTAGCCTTTGGACCGCGTACTGCTCGAGCGGTTTTGGGGTGGACAGCATGAAGAAACCCTCGTTCTGCATCGCTGATATTCTGCACGTTGGAGATGCGGAGAACATCCCCGGTTCGTCTTCGCTCATGGCTCACATCGGAGCCCGAGCGCAGGGTTATTCCTCGGGATCCCCGTTACGCCCGTCCCCGGTCACTCCAAGCGCGTCCGCGTATCACAGGCACGGAATACACTTGACATCCAGAGCCGCGATGCACGCGCAATCCGCGCCTCCGCTCTCCAGCAAAGACCTCAAGTTCGGGATCGATCGGATATTATCCACAGACTTCGAGCCGAAGGGAAAAGAATCGCTATCGTTGAGAG GGCCGTATGCTGTGCTTTCCAAAGACACAATGCCACAGACTTACAAGAGGAAAAGGTCGTGGTCCAGAGCCGTGTTCTCCAACCTCCAGCGGAAAGGCCTCGAGAAACGCTTTGAAATCCAGAAGTACGTCACGAAACCGGACAGAAAACAGCTGGCCGCGATGCTGGGCCTCACCGACGCACAG GTCAAAGTTTGGTTCCAGAACCGACGGATGAAGTGGAGGCATTCCAAAGAAGCGCAGGCGCAGAAGGACAAAGAGAAAGAGCAGCCGGATAAATCCGCGACCGAAACCGAACCCAAAGAGCGCGAGGACTCCGAGTGTGAAAGCGAACCGAGCGAGTCCGAATTCGAGGACGGCGCGGAGGACAAAAGCGATGTGGACATTTCTGACCTCAACAAAGCCAGTGTGATTATTCCCGGAGCTCTCGACACATCCAGCACAAACTCACCGACAGAACCGAGCGCAACCGCGCAACAAACACCGCAGTGA